In Temnothorax longispinosus isolate EJ_2023e chromosome 2, Tlon_JGU_v1, whole genome shotgun sequence, one DNA window encodes the following:
- the LOC139809103 gene encoding uncharacterized protein isoform X1, translating to MHENNDTNDTREYNNATDVTESILYTILVNDLATVSPSMPSTVYNDSVPTTAYVELPQDSENNQRLWNLSKTAITLLSEPTAISHNTSRSTTTYTPTTTTESFDEFGPPEGVEYIFVPLGVVVSVIILSAVVWVLIVSRKRKLERLRHRLMPMYNFDPGEEEEDDWETELLDECYNTHQRRQGYQSMDTEENAELFGGH from the exons ATGCACGAGAATAATGATACGAATGATACGAGAGAGTACAACAACGCGACGGACGTCACCGAGTCTATTTTGTACACTATACTGGTGAACGATCTCGCAACGGTCTCCCCAAGCATGCCGAGTACGGTCTACAACGACAGCGTGCCCACGACGGCGTACGTAGAGCTGCCACAGGACAGCGAGAACAATCAACGATTGTGGAATTTATCCAAAACCGCCATAACTTTGCTGTCCGAACCTACGGCGATATCGCATAACACTTCGAGAAGCACGACAACGTACACGCCGACAACAACAACCGAATCCTTCGACGAGTTCGGTCCACCCGAAGGAgtggaatatatttttgtgccACTCGGTGTGGTGGTCTCGGTTATTATACTATCAGCTGTGGTATGG gTGCTGATTGTATCGAGAAAGCGCAAGTTGGAGCGTTTAAGACACAGACTCATGCCAATGTACAACTTTGATCCTGGcgaagaggaggaggacgaCTGGGAGACCGAGCTGTTGGACGAGTGCTATAATACACATCAGAGACGA CAAGGATACCAATCCATGGATACCGAAGAAAATGCAGAGCTATTCGGTGGTCACTAA
- the LOC139809103 gene encoding uncharacterized protein isoform X3: MHENNDTNDTREYNNATDVTESILYTILVNDLATVSPSMPSTVYNDSVPTTAYVELPQDSENNQRLWNLSKTAITLLSEPTAISHNTSRSTTTYTPTTTTESFDEFGPPEGVEYIFVPLGVVVSVIILSAVVWVLIVSRKRKLERLRHRLMPMYNFDPGEEEEDDWETELLDECYNTHQRRVYRVVPNKMSHEQR, encoded by the exons ATGCACGAGAATAATGATACGAATGATACGAGAGAGTACAACAACGCGACGGACGTCACCGAGTCTATTTTGTACACTATACTGGTGAACGATCTCGCAACGGTCTCCCCAAGCATGCCGAGTACGGTCTACAACGACAGCGTGCCCACGACGGCGTACGTAGAGCTGCCACAGGACAGCGAGAACAATCAACGATTGTGGAATTTATCCAAAACCGCCATAACTTTGCTGTCCGAACCTACGGCGATATCGCATAACACTTCGAGAAGCACGACAACGTACACGCCGACAACAACAACCGAATCCTTCGACGAGTTCGGTCCACCCGAAGGAgtggaatatatttttgtgccACTCGGTGTGGTGGTCTCGGTTATTATACTATCAGCTGTGGTATGG gTGCTGATTGTATCGAGAAAGCGCAAGTTGGAGCGTTTAAGACACAGACTCATGCCAATGTACAACTTTGATCCTGGcgaagaggaggaggacgaCTGGGAGACCGAGCTGTTGGACGAGTGCTATAATACACATCAGAGACGAGTGT
- the LOC139809103 gene encoding uncharacterized protein isoform X2 codes for MHENNDTNDTREYNNATDVTESILYTILVNDLATVSPSMPSTVYNDSVPTTAYVELPQDSENNQRLWNLSKTAITLLSEPTAISHNTSRSTTTYTPTTTTESFDEFGPPEGVEYIFVPLGVVVSVIILSAVVLIVSRKRKLERLRHRLMPMYNFDPGEEEEDDWETELLDECYNTHQRRQGYQSMDTEENAELFGGH; via the exons ATGCACGAGAATAATGATACGAATGATACGAGAGAGTACAACAACGCGACGGACGTCACCGAGTCTATTTTGTACACTATACTGGTGAACGATCTCGCAACGGTCTCCCCAAGCATGCCGAGTACGGTCTACAACGACAGCGTGCCCACGACGGCGTACGTAGAGCTGCCACAGGACAGCGAGAACAATCAACGATTGTGGAATTTATCCAAAACCGCCATAACTTTGCTGTCCGAACCTACGGCGATATCGCATAACACTTCGAGAAGCACGACAACGTACACGCCGACAACAACAACCGAATCCTTCGACGAGTTCGGTCCACCCGAAGGAgtggaatatatttttgtgccACTCGGTGTGGTGGTCTCGGTTATTATACTATCAGCTGTG gTGCTGATTGTATCGAGAAAGCGCAAGTTGGAGCGTTTAAGACACAGACTCATGCCAATGTACAACTTTGATCCTGGcgaagaggaggaggacgaCTGGGAGACCGAGCTGTTGGACGAGTGCTATAATACACATCAGAGACGA CAAGGATACCAATCCATGGATACCGAAGAAAATGCAGAGCTATTCGGTGGTCACTAA
- the LOC139809103 gene encoding uncharacterized protein isoform X4 has protein sequence MHENNDTNDTREYNNATDVTESILYTILVNDLATVSPSMPSTVYNDSVPTTAYVELPQDSENNQRLWNLSKTAITLLSEPTAISHNTSRSTTTYTPTTTTESFDEFGPPEGVEYIFVPLGVVVSVIILSAVVWVLIVSRKRKLERLRHRLMPMYNFDPGEEEEDDWETELLDECYNTHQRRIVSSPTR, from the exons ATGCACGAGAATAATGATACGAATGATACGAGAGAGTACAACAACGCGACGGACGTCACCGAGTCTATTTTGTACACTATACTGGTGAACGATCTCGCAACGGTCTCCCCAAGCATGCCGAGTACGGTCTACAACGACAGCGTGCCCACGACGGCGTACGTAGAGCTGCCACAGGACAGCGAGAACAATCAACGATTGTGGAATTTATCCAAAACCGCCATAACTTTGCTGTCCGAACCTACGGCGATATCGCATAACACTTCGAGAAGCACGACAACGTACACGCCGACAACAACAACCGAATCCTTCGACGAGTTCGGTCCACCCGAAGGAgtggaatatatttttgtgccACTCGGTGTGGTGGTCTCGGTTATTATACTATCAGCTGTGGTATGG gTGCTGATTGTATCGAGAAAGCGCAAGTTGGAGCGTTTAAGACACAGACTCATGCCAATGTACAACTTTGATCCTGGcgaagaggaggaggacgaCTGGGAGACCGAGCTGTTGGACGAGTGCTATAATACACATCAGAGACGA